A genome region from Tolypothrix sp. PCC 7712 includes the following:
- a CDS encoding cyanophycinase, which produces MTKAFPNIAKWLKNLGTMLLKMGTTFITHITANLRRYFQDIVPEDVDSLSPVPTLPALPALPHLAGPVLNLGGGGPDVEAAIQWMIHQVRGGTNCATKVNVVVLRTYGNHDYNRVIYDMKGVKSVDTLIISNRNDANRTEIVDKIRRADVIFVAGGDQCQYIRNWKGTKLEAAVNSVYARGGGVGGTSAGAMIQSEFVYDACASSEEGIETKDALEDPYQDITFTYNFFKWRYLGGTIVDTHFDRRKRMGRIMAFIARQIQDGKAKRALGIAISEETSVVIDKYGIAKVMGRGAAYLVLGDHPPEICKPRTPLTFHDYKIWRIPRGDTFDLKNLPTKGYYLRSVKRGRFSSDPY; this is translated from the coding sequence ATGACCAAGGCCTTTCCAAATATAGCAAAGTGGTTAAAGAACCTAGGAACCATGTTGCTGAAGATGGGAACCACCTTCATAACCCATATTACAGCAAACTTGAGACGCTATTTTCAGGATATTGTTCCCGAAGATGTCGATTCTTTATCGCCTGTACCGACCTTACCTGCTTTACCTGCCTTACCTCACCTAGCTGGGCCTGTTCTTAACTTGGGTGGAGGTGGCCCGGATGTAGAAGCAGCAATTCAATGGATGATTCATCAGGTGAGGGGTGGTACTAACTGCGCTACCAAAGTAAATGTTGTAGTTCTCCGCACCTATGGTAATCACGATTACAATCGGGTGATTTATGACATGAAAGGCGTAAAGTCTGTAGATACGCTGATTATTAGCAATCGCAACGATGCCAACAGAACGGAAATTGTTGATAAAATCCGCAGAGCAGATGTAATCTTCGTTGCTGGCGGCGACCAATGTCAATATATTCGTAACTGGAAAGGCACTAAGCTAGAGGCTGCTGTCAACTCAGTTTACGCCAGAGGTGGCGGAGTTGGCGGTACTAGCGCAGGTGCAATGATCCAAAGTGAATTTGTTTATGATGCTTGCGCTTCTTCCGAAGAAGGCATTGAAACCAAAGACGCGCTGGAAGATCCCTATCAAGATATCACCTTCACTTACAACTTTTTTAAATGGCGGTATCTGGGCGGCACTATTGTTGATACTCACTTTGATAGGCGTAAAAGAATGGGGCGAATTATGGCTTTTATCGCCCGTCAAATCCAGGATGGCAAAGCGAAACGTGCTTTAGGTATCGCCATTAGCGAAGAGACATCGGTTGTCATTGATAAATACGGCATAGCCAAAGTCATGGGAAGAGGTGCAGCATACCTTGTTTTAGGCGATCATCCGCCAGAGATTTGCAAACCCCGTACACCTTTAACATTCCACGACTACAAAATTTGGCGTATCCCCCGTGGCGATACCTTCGACCTCAAAAACCTGCCCACCAAAGGTTATTATCTCCGCAGTGTCAAGCGGGGAAGGTTTAGTTCAGATCCGTATTGA
- a CDS encoding cysteine desulfurase family protein has translation MSNRPIYLDCHATTPVDERVLAAMLPYFTEKFGNPASISHVYGWEAEAAVKQTREILAAAINASPEEIVITSGATEANNLAIKGIAEAYFQKGQHIITVATEHKAVLDPCNYLKTLGFDITVLPVQKDGLIDLNELEKAIRPETILVSVMAANNEIGVLQPLSDIGEICRDRNILFHTDAAQAIGKIPLDVQAQKIDLISLTAHKVYGPKGIGALYVRRRNPRVQVAPQQHGGGHERGMRSGTLYTPQIVGFGKAVEIASAEQATENQRITALRLTLWEQLSQIPGVHLNGHPTQRLAGNLSISVEGVDGAALSLGLQPVMAVSSGSACNSASTAPSHVLTALGHPSQLAYASVRFGIGRFNTPEEIDIIAKHAIATIQSLRKQASLV, from the coding sequence ATGTCGAATCGTCCCATCTACCTAGATTGCCATGCTACGACCCCCGTTGATGAACGAGTATTAGCAGCAATGCTGCCTTATTTCACAGAAAAGTTTGGTAATCCAGCAAGTATCAGCCACGTTTACGGTTGGGAAGCAGAAGCAGCTGTTAAACAAACACGAGAAATTTTAGCAGCAGCTATTAACGCCTCACCAGAAGAAATTGTGATTACTAGTGGTGCTACAGAAGCCAATAATTTAGCCATTAAAGGTATAGCAGAAGCTTATTTTCAAAAGGGACAACATATTATTACTGTGGCGACAGAACATAAAGCTGTTCTCGACCCCTGTAACTATTTAAAAACACTGGGTTTTGACATTACAGTGCTACCTGTCCAAAAAGACGGGTTAATTGATTTAAATGAGTTAGAAAAAGCTATACGTCCAGAGACAATTTTAGTGTCGGTGATGGCTGCAAATAATGAAATTGGGGTATTGCAGCCACTATCAGACATTGGCGAAATCTGCCGCGATCGCAATATTCTTTTCCACACCGATGCCGCCCAAGCTATTGGTAAAATTCCCTTGGATGTGCAAGCACAGAAAATTGACTTGATATCACTGACTGCACATAAAGTATATGGCCCTAAAGGCATCGGTGCGCTATATGTCCGCAGACGCAACCCCAGAGTCCAAGTAGCCCCGCAACAACATGGCGGTGGACATGAACGAGGAATGCGATCGGGTACTTTATATACACCGCAAATCGTCGGCTTTGGTAAAGCTGTGGAAATCGCCTCAGCAGAACAAGCCACAGAAAACCAACGCATTACAGCACTCAGGCTCACACTTTGGGAACAGCTTTCCCAAATACCAGGAGTTCATCTCAACGGACACCCCACCCAACGCCTAGCCGGAAACCTCAGTATCAGCGTTGAGGGAGTAGATGGGGCTGCACTTAGCTTAGGATTACAACCAGTCATGGCAGTTTCTTCCGGTTCTGCTTGTAACTCAGCCAGTACAGCACCCTCCCACGTCCTCACCGCCTTGGGACATCCCTCACAGCTAGCCTATGCATCAGTACGCTTTGGCATTGGTCGCTTTAATACCCCAGAGGAGATTGATATCATAGCCAAACATGCGATCGCTACCATTCAAAGTTTACGCAAGCAGGCTAGTTTGGTGTGA
- a CDS encoding histidine kinase, with the protein MGDEGDEGDEGDEAAEENSHYSLLITKHQIPMLNAQCPMPNAPCPISIRI; encoded by the coding sequence TTGGGAGATGAGGGAGATGAGGGAGATGAGGGAGATGAGGCAGCAGAGGAGAATAGCCATTACTCATTACTCATTACCAAACACCAAATACCCATGCTCAATGCCCAATGCCCCATGCCCAATGCCCCATGCCCCATTTCAATACGGATCTGA
- a CDS encoding sensor histidine kinase — protein sequence MTITAHSQLPHLFSQNRNSINHQTDYMPPTLGAELVFTQDGSGRYLTFYWQHSEILGLNPEQIVDEFNEEANFVPVDNVAYLERLHRILTNLVPERLQCWFSYGQELFELELVISPIMPQLGKAATTVLVMGRLLQAKVNLKKVDVIAKKPTQIELAVRSQQHQKLVNRITKNIRRNLDIDIIWQQTVDSLGKVLRLERCIICPYQPSSQKVRVIAEYHQPQCKSLLGSDINLAAEPAFAQALATLEPVVVQAPGSSLCPNQKILVVATSYQDQANSLVALNLRDECYPLTDAEIELAKEVADQLGTAIAHATLYKELEVARQKAEDASRLKSEFLANVSHEIRTPLNGMIGFLKLILEGMADDPEEQNQFLQEAHQLSIHLLNIINDILDIAKIEAGKMELDCTPVQLAELFSDVENFMRPQAEMRNLSFQMQLPNTSDEIVVQGNYQRLLQVMLNLVGNAIKFTQEGGITISADIVIKKAKFLEQQYPGMVKVRVADTGIGVSLDKQDKLFQLFSQVDGSRTRQYGGTGLGLAISQKLVEAMGGEVNFYSLGEGLGSTVTFTVPLYQQPVIVSCGDDCLGK from the coding sequence ATGACTATTACTGCCCATTCGCAATTGCCACACTTATTCTCCCAGAATCGAAACTCTATTAATCATCAGACCGACTATATGCCACCAACTCTAGGAGCTGAGTTGGTATTTACACAAGATGGGTCAGGACGTTACCTGACTTTTTATTGGCAGCATAGTGAAATTCTCGGGTTAAATCCTGAGCAAATAGTTGATGAGTTTAATGAGGAAGCCAACTTTGTCCCAGTGGATAATGTGGCTTATTTGGAACGGTTACACCGAATTTTGACAAATTTGGTGCCCGAAAGATTGCAATGCTGGTTTAGTTACGGGCAAGAATTATTTGAGTTGGAGTTGGTAATCTCTCCGATTATGCCGCAATTGGGTAAAGCGGCTACCACAGTTTTGGTGATGGGACGCTTACTGCAAGCGAAAGTCAATCTTAAGAAAGTAGATGTAATTGCCAAAAAACCTACACAGATAGAGTTGGCTGTTCGCTCACAGCAGCATCAAAAACTGGTAAACCGAATTACTAAAAATATTCGCCGCAACCTTGATATAGACATTATTTGGCAACAAACAGTTGATAGTTTAGGAAAAGTACTGCGGCTAGAGCGTTGTATTATTTGCCCTTACCAGCCTTCTAGCCAAAAAGTACGGGTAATAGCAGAGTATCATCAGCCCCAGTGCAAATCTCTGTTGGGTTCAGATATAAATTTAGCCGCTGAACCTGCTTTTGCTCAGGCTTTGGCTACCTTAGAACCCGTAGTAGTGCAAGCACCAGGGTCTAGTCTATGTCCTAACCAAAAAATTTTAGTGGTAGCGACATCCTATCAAGACCAAGCAAATAGCTTGGTGGCGTTGAATTTACGAGATGAATGCTACCCGCTAACAGATGCAGAAATTGAGCTCGCCAAAGAGGTAGCGGATCAGTTAGGGACTGCGATCGCTCATGCTACTTTGTACAAAGAATTGGAAGTGGCGCGACAAAAAGCCGAAGATGCTTCCCGCCTCAAGAGTGAGTTTCTAGCTAACGTCTCCCACGAAATCCGTACTCCCCTGAATGGGATGATTGGATTTTTAAAGCTGATTTTGGAAGGGATGGCAGATGATCCAGAAGAACAAAACCAGTTTTTACAAGAAGCGCATCAATTATCCATCCACCTGCTTAATATCATCAATGATATTTTGGATATAGCCAAAATTGAAGCAGGCAAAATGGAGCTTGATTGTACTCCTGTACAATTGGCTGAGTTATTTAGTGATGTAGAAAATTTCATGCGTCCCCAAGCCGAGATGAGAAACCTCAGCTTTCAGATGCAATTGCCTAATACTTCTGATGAAATAGTTGTTCAAGGTAACTATCAAAGATTGTTACAAGTAATGCTCAATTTGGTAGGTAATGCCATTAAATTTACTCAAGAAGGTGGTATTACTATCAGTGCTGATATTGTGATTAAAAAGGCTAAATTCCTAGAACAGCAATATCCTGGCATGGTGAAAGTTCGCGTAGCAGATACAGGTATTGGTGTTTCTTTAGACAAGCAAGATAAACTATTTCAATTATTTTCTCAAGTTGATGGTTCCCGTACTCGTCAGTATGGGGGAACTGGTTTAGGACTAGCTATATCCCAAAAGCTGGTAGAAGCGATGGGCGGAGAAGTGAATTTTTACAGCTTAGGTGAAGGCTTGGGTTCGACAGTCACATTCACTGTACCTTTGTATCAGCAACCAGTCATTGTTTCCTGTGGTGATGATTGTCTGGGGAAATAG
- the lepA gene encoding translation elongation factor 4 has translation MTDVPAVRIRNFCIIAHIDHGKSTLADRLLQATGTVEDRQMKEQFLDNMDLERERGITIKLQAARMNYTAKDGQQYVLNLIDTPGHVDFSYEVSRSLAACEGALLVVDASQGVEAQTLANVYLALEHNLEIIPVLNKIDLPGAEPERVISEIEEIIGLDCSGAILASAKEGIGINEILETIVERVPPAPNTVDQRLRALIFDSYYDSYRGVIVYFRVMDGSLKKGDRVYLMASDKEYEIDELGVLSPTQKQVNELHAGEVGYLAAAIKAVADARVGDTITLSNAKAAEPLPGYTEANPMVFCGMFPIDADQFEDLREALEKLRLNDAALHYEPETSSAMGFGFRCGFLGLLHMEIVQERLEREYNLDLIITAPSVVYKVTTLKGEELYIDNPSHLPSPNEREKIEEPYVKVEMITPETYVGTLMELSQNRRGIFKDMKYLTQGRTTLTYELPLAEVVTDFFDQMKSRSRGYASMEYHLIGYRENPLVKLDIMINGDPVDSLAMIVHRDKAYNVGRSMAEKLKELIPRHQFKVPIQASIGSKVIASEHIPALRKDVLAKCYGGDISRKKKLLQKQAKGKKRMKSVGTVDVPQEAFMAVLRLDQS, from the coding sequence ATGACTGACGTTCCCGCAGTTCGCATTCGCAATTTTTGTATTATTGCTCACATCGACCACGGGAAATCCACCCTTGCCGATCGCTTACTCCAAGCCACTGGTACTGTTGAAGATCGGCAGATGAAGGAGCAGTTTCTCGACAATATGGATTTGGAACGGGAGCGCGGCATTACCATTAAGCTGCAAGCTGCCCGGATGAATTACACTGCTAAAGATGGTCAGCAGTATGTGCTGAATTTGATTGATACGCCAGGACACGTGGATTTTTCCTATGAGGTGTCACGCTCTCTTGCTGCTTGTGAAGGGGCGTTGTTAGTGGTTGATGCTTCCCAAGGCGTAGAAGCTCAAACTTTGGCGAATGTGTATTTAGCTCTGGAACATAACCTGGAAATTATTCCGGTGTTGAATAAAATTGACTTACCTGGTGCAGAACCAGAACGAGTCATCAGCGAAATTGAAGAAATTATCGGTTTAGATTGTAGCGGTGCGATTTTAGCCTCGGCTAAAGAAGGTATTGGCATTAATGAGATTTTAGAAACAATTGTAGAACGGGTACCACCAGCTCCCAATACTGTAGATCAGCGCTTGCGGGCGTTAATTTTTGATAGCTACTATGACAGCTACCGGGGTGTAATTGTTTACTTCCGGGTGATGGATGGTAGCCTCAAAAAAGGCGATCGCGTTTATTTGATGGCTTCTGATAAAGAATATGAAATTGACGAGTTAGGGGTGCTTTCTCCCACTCAAAAGCAAGTTAATGAACTGCACGCCGGGGAAGTAGGTTATTTAGCCGCCGCTATTAAAGCTGTAGCTGATGCCCGGGTGGGTGATACCATTACTCTGTCTAACGCTAAAGCTGCAGAACCTTTACCAGGTTATACAGAAGCCAATCCAATGGTCTTTTGTGGGATGTTCCCCATTGATGCTGACCAATTTGAAGACTTGCGGGAAGCCCTAGAAAAGCTCAGACTTAATGATGCAGCCCTACATTACGAACCGGAAACTTCTAGCGCTATGGGTTTTGGTTTCCGTTGTGGGTTCTTAGGTTTGCTGCACATGGAAATCGTGCAAGAACGCTTAGAAAGGGAATATAACTTAGATTTAATTATTACAGCGCCTTCAGTAGTTTATAAAGTAACTACTTTGAAGGGCGAGGAACTGTATATAGATAATCCTAGCCATTTACCCTCTCCCAACGAGCGCGAAAAGATTGAGGAGCCTTACGTTAAGGTAGAAATGATTACTCCTGAAACCTACGTGGGTACGTTGATGGAGTTATCGCAAAACCGCCGGGGGATTTTCAAGGATATGAAATATCTTACCCAAGGGCGCACAACCTTAACTTATGAGTTGCCTTTGGCGGAAGTCGTCACTGACTTTTTTGACCAAATGAAATCGCGATCGCGTGGTTATGCCAGCATGGAATATCACCTGATTGGTTATCGCGAAAATCCTTTGGTGAAGCTGGATATTATGATCAATGGCGATCCGGTGGATTCGTTGGCAATGATTGTACATCGCGATAAAGCTTACAACGTCGGTCGCTCAATGGCTGAGAAGCTCAAAGAACTGATTCCCCGCCATCAATTTAAAGTACCAATTCAAGCGAGTATTGGTAGTAAAGTCATCGCCAGTGAACACATCCCCGCTTTGCGGAAAGATGTACTAGCCAAATGCTACGGTGGTGACATCAGCCGGAAGAAGAAACTTTTGCAAAAGCAAGCAAAGGGTAAGAAGCGGATGAAATCTGTAGGTACGGTAGATGTTCCTCAAGAAGCATTTATGGCAGTATTGCGACTGGATCAAAGTTAA
- a CDS encoding type I restriction endonuclease, with product MVQIIQGQNVTLAYLKENFALHQAEDEQFFTEWFDDLPAITELEKQYLDRVKTNYLSLLENAPLIEEAIKLVVLSPLLDLAGFYRPPFSIATEESIEISEDVIIGNANKAEADKEIIKGKIDVLVIQNKLWLLIIESKRSTFSLTKAIPQALTYMLAAPHSDEPVYAFVLNGEDFQFIKLSRQNHPVYALSDRFSLYRSENELYIVLNILKRIGQILI from the coding sequence ATGGTGCAAATTATCCAGGGACAAAACGTCACTCTCGCTTACCTCAAGGAAAACTTTGCTCTGCATCAAGCTGAAGATGAGCAATTTTTTACAGAGTGGTTTGACGATTTACCTGCGATCACAGAATTAGAAAAGCAATATTTAGATAGAGTTAAAACTAACTATCTCAGTTTACTGGAAAATGCTCCTCTTATAGAGGAGGCAATCAAATTAGTTGTATTGTCGCCCTTACTAGACTTAGCAGGTTTTTATCGTCCGCCTTTTTCCATCGCTACAGAAGAAAGTATAGAAATTAGTGAAGATGTAATTATCGGTAATGCAAATAAAGCCGAAGCAGATAAAGAAATTATCAAAGGTAAAATTGATGTACTAGTTATTCAAAATAAGTTGTGGTTACTAATAATTGAATCAAAAAGGTCTACTTTTTCTTTAACTAAAGCAATTCCGCAGGCACTTACTTATATGCTAGCTGCGCCGCATAGTGATGAGCCTGTATATGCATTCGTGCTAAATGGCGAAGATTTTCAATTTATCAAACTAAGCAGACAAAATCATCCTGTATATGCTCTATCTGATAGATTTAGCTTATATAGAAGTGAAAATGAACTATATATTGTTTTAAATATATTAAAGAGAATTGGACAAATTTTAATTTAA
- a CDS encoding glycosyltransferase family 4 protein: MKILVLSWEFPPRIVGGIARHVGELYPELVKLGHEIHLITVEHGQASMYELVEGVHIHRVPVAASRDFFHWIVNLNESMGHHGGKLMLEEGPFDLIHAHDWLVGDAAIALKNNFKLPLIATIHATEYGRYNGLHTDTQRYISGKENLLAFNAWRIIVCSEYMRREVERALHSPWDKIDVIFNGIRPEKKQHHEDFHASAFRLQFAEDYEKIVYYVGRMTYEKGVPLLLNAAPKVLWEMGGNVKFVIVGGGNTDHLKRQAWDLGIWHKCYFTGFLSDEYLDKFQTVADCAVFPSLYEPFGIVALESFASRVPVVVSDTGGFPEVVQHTKTGIVTWVNSPDSIAWGILEVLKNPGYRQWLIDNAFEDLEKRFSWPKLALQTEAVYKRVVQERSRVEWF; encoded by the coding sequence ATGAAGATATTAGTGTTAAGTTGGGAGTTTCCACCCAGGATTGTCGGTGGAATCGCTCGCCATGTAGGGGAGTTATATCCGGAATTAGTGAAATTAGGACATGAAATCCACTTGATTACTGTGGAGCATGGACAGGCTTCGATGTATGAATTAGTCGAGGGAGTGCATATACATCGAGTCCCGGTAGCGGCTAGTAGAGATTTTTTTCACTGGATAGTTAACTTAAATGAAAGCATGGGGCATCATGGTGGTAAGCTGATGCTGGAAGAAGGGCCATTTGATTTAATCCATGCTCATGATTGGTTAGTTGGTGATGCAGCGATCGCGCTGAAAAATAACTTCAAATTACCTTTAATTGCGACAATTCATGCAACTGAATACGGACGCTACAACGGTCTGCATACAGACACCCAACGCTATATCAGTGGTAAAGAAAATCTGTTAGCTTTTAACGCTTGGCGAATTATCGTTTGTAGCGAATATATGCGGCGAGAAGTAGAAAGAGCATTACACAGCCCTTGGGACAAAATTGATGTCATTTTTAACGGTATTCGGCCAGAAAAGAAACAGCATCATGAAGATTTTCATGCTTCAGCTTTTCGCCTTCAATTTGCCGAAGATTATGAAAAAATTGTTTATTATGTTGGGCGCATGACCTATGAAAAAGGTGTGCCTTTATTACTCAATGCTGCACCCAAGGTTCTGTGGGAAATGGGTGGTAATGTCAAATTTGTGATTGTTGGTGGTGGTAATACTGACCATCTCAAGCGTCAAGCTTGGGATTTAGGAATTTGGCATAAATGCTATTTTACTGGTTTCCTTTCTGATGAATACTTAGATAAATTTCAGACTGTAGCTGACTGTGCAGTTTTCCCCAGTCTTTATGAACCCTTTGGGATAGTTGCATTAGAAAGCTTTGCCTCTCGCGTTCCCGTAGTTGTATCTGACACTGGTGGTTTTCCGGAAGTAGTGCAACATACTAAAACAGGCATTGTCACTTGGGTGAACAGTCCCGATTCGATTGCCTGGGGTATTTTAGAGGTGTTGAAAAATCCTGGGTATCGCCAATGGCTGATTGATAATGCTTTTGAGGATTTAGAGAAACGCTTTAGCTGGCCAAAATTAGCCCTGCAAACCGAAGCTGTATACAAGCGAGTAGTGCAAGAGCGATCGCGAGTAGAATGGTTTTAA
- the bcp gene encoding thioredoxin-dependent thiol peroxidase: protein MSNIPQVTQPAPNFSIPDQNGNSVSLADFSGQWVILYFYPKDNTPGCTTEAKDFTELNQNFSALGAKILGVSPDSSQSHCKFIAKHNLTITLLSDPQHELAEAYGIWQLKKFMGKEYMGVVRSTFLIAPDGKIAYTWTNVKVKAHAQQVLTKLQELTAISSASS, encoded by the coding sequence ATGAGCAATATTCCCCAAGTTACACAACCAGCCCCTAATTTCTCTATTCCTGACCAAAATGGTAATTCTGTCAGTCTCGCTGATTTTAGTGGTCAATGGGTAATTCTTTATTTCTACCCGAAAGACAACACTCCTGGTTGCACGACAGAAGCAAAAGATTTTACCGAGTTAAATCAAAACTTCAGCGCCCTGGGTGCAAAAATATTAGGTGTAAGTCCCGATTCTAGCCAGTCTCATTGTAAGTTTATCGCTAAACATAACTTAACAATCACCCTGTTAAGCGACCCACAACATGAGTTAGCCGAAGCTTATGGAATTTGGCAATTAAAGAAGTTTATGGGTAAGGAATATATGGGCGTTGTGCGCTCAACTTTTCTCATCGCTCCTGATGGCAAAATTGCTTATACTTGGACAAATGTGAAAGTTAAAGCTCATGCTCAACAGGTTTTAACTAAATTACAGGAATTGACAGCTATATCAAGTGCATCATCTTAG
- a CDS encoding FHA domain-containing protein has product MKIKVNYSPTADEVNELDLALATAATGECMIGRSPDSYLVLNSPDVSRVHGKFFAHNGNYYFCDLGSRNGSVVNGKLAQKNVPVQLKDKDIIRIGDYVMTVEDIIPKPQQLPATVFKTIDPSLLAGWRVNDNISNINIANPAKVNSKVAHNLSSESAVEFSNDKSELETSELESEINALENIIENSLAANEFSASFSDVNTDAAQSVSEEITFVQLQGLMSPLPEIGNEISAEVDDVDVAAPFLEEITFVQPQDLNDSVPETASEISAEIKGDAEIPRELTIVQPRAQVEPPAATLNEVVADIDDDFFDLEIPILQDFTDVQQRAQVEPPAATLNEVVADNDDDFFDLEMPILQDFTDVQPRDKFRQPAEMVSELPPEIADLDIDWDAEIPRELTIVQPRHLSHQPQNIIIEVPPHISDEVIEEDFKVNIDGVAAPKFVDGFTPEFSNEEAIFSDEMLIESKALFCQVPEPINNQTEDIKADDAGVVNEEAFLTEVSEATSELSESDALSALLNEELEDDFSPELTLLTSESINQLFAEIYDSSEAESSEIYEEVTVIQTQLEITQKNIVLLAHENKKAELAEFVQQHQEFFSHHHTIAWQSISEVLHEQAGITISHQIPATTSNGYQAINTLVNSGDISAVIFLRDFLIPQTSQANEEALLRSCNINKVLLATNIPTAEALVFYLKSLKQ; this is encoded by the coding sequence ATGAAAATAAAAGTTAACTATTCACCAACAGCAGATGAAGTTAACGAACTTGATCTAGCATTAGCAACTGCAGCAACAGGAGAATGTATGATTGGTCGTTCTCCTGATTCTTATTTGGTATTAAATAGCCCTGATGTGAGTAGGGTACATGGTAAGTTTTTTGCTCATAATGGTAATTACTACTTCTGTGATCTGGGAAGTAGAAATGGCTCAGTTGTTAACGGCAAACTAGCTCAAAAAAATGTGCCAGTACAGTTAAAGGATAAAGATATTATCCGCATTGGTGATTACGTGATGACTGTGGAAGATATTATTCCTAAGCCTCAACAATTGCCAGCAACTGTATTTAAAACTATCGATCCATCACTGTTGGCTGGCTGGCGAGTCAATGACAATATTAGCAATATTAATATTGCTAATCCAGCAAAAGTAAATAGCAAAGTTGCACATAACTTAAGTTCTGAATCGGCTGTAGAATTTAGTAACGATAAAAGCGAATTAGAAACTTCAGAACTAGAATCGGAAATCAATGCACTAGAAAACATCATTGAAAATTCACTAGCAGCAAATGAATTTTCTGCCTCTTTTAGTGATGTAAATACTGATGCTGCTCAATCAGTGAGCGAAGAAATCACCTTTGTGCAACTACAAGGTTTAATGTCTCCATTACCAGAGATAGGAAATGAAATTTCCGCAGAGGTAGATGATGTTGATGTAGCTGCACCATTTCTCGAAGAAATTACCTTTGTGCAGCCACAAGATTTAAATGACTCGGTTCCAGAGACAGCCAGCGAAATTTCTGCAGAGATCAAAGGAGATGCAGAGATTCCGCGAGAATTGACAATTGTACAACCACGCGCTCAAGTTGAGCCACCAGCAGCAACCTTGAATGAAGTTGTCGCGGATATTGATGACGACTTTTTCGATTTGGAAATACCAATTCTGCAAGACTTTACTGATGTACAGCAGCGCGCTCAAGTTGAGCCACCAGCAGCAACCTTGAATGAAGTTGTCGCTGATAATGATGATGATTTTTTCGATTTAGAAATGCCAATTCTGCAAGACTTTACCGATGTACAACCGCGCGATAAATTCCGACAACCAGCAGAAATGGTGAGTGAACTTCCTCCAGAAATTGCAGATTTAGATATAGATTGGGATGCAGAAATTCCGCGAGAGTTAACAATTGTGCAACCGCGTCATCTATCCCATCAACCACAAAATATCATCATTGAAGTTCCACCGCATATCAGTGATGAAGTTATTGAGGAAGATTTTAAAGTCAATATTGATGGTGTAGCAGCTCCAAAATTTGTGGATGGCTTTACCCCAGAGTTTAGCAATGAAGAAGCTATATTCTCAGACGAGATGCTGATTGAGTCCAAAGCTTTATTTTGCCAAGTACCGGAACCTATCAACAATCAAACTGAAGATATTAAAGCTGATGATGCAGGAGTAGTTAATGAAGAGGCTTTTCTGACAGAAGTATCGGAAGCAACTAGCGAATTGAGCGAATCAGATGCTCTATCTGCTCTATTAAATGAAGAACTTGAAGATGATTTTAGCCCAGAATTAACGCTGTTAACATCTGAGTCAATTAATCAACTTTTTGCTGAAATTTATGATTCCTCAGAGGCAGAATCTAGTGAAATTTATGAGGAAGTAACTGTCATTCAAACTCAGCTAGAAATTACTCAGAAAAATATAGTGCTTTTAGCTCATGAAAACAAAAAAGCTGAATTAGCTGAATTTGTGCAACAGCATCAAGAGTTTTTTTCACATCATCATACTATTGCTTGGCAATCGATTAGCGAAGTCTTGCATGAACAAGCAGGTATCACTATTAGTCACCAAATTCCAGCCACCACTTCTAATGGATATCAAGCAATTAATACATTAGTTAACTCTGGTGATATCTCAGCAGTTATTTTCTTGAGAGATTTCCTCATACCGCAGACTAGTCAAGCAAATGAAGAAGCACTATTGAGGAGCTGCAATATTAACAAAGTTTTACTAGCAACTAATATACCAACAGCAGAGGCCCTGGTTTTTTATCTGAAAAGCTTAAAGCAATAA